The Amblyomma americanum isolate KBUSLIRL-KWMA chromosome 2, ASM5285725v1, whole genome shotgun sequence genome contains the following window.
GGTGGAATCAGTTTCCCCGTGACCGGGCAATGCGGCCACAATTGCGCGCGTGAGAGGGCATGTTGTTAAGTAATGATGTACCGTTCCATCCGGGGCCCCGCATGGGCACACCGATGATGGAGCTATGCGGAATCTGTGCAGGTAGGCCGTAAACCTGCCATGCCCGGTCAACAGGGAAACCAGAGGGCGCGACGGTGGAAAAGAGAGTGGTAGGCTGGAAACGTCAGGGACCCAGGAATAAATCCCAGTTCCCTCGTTGTATTCGCGCCACCATGCAGCCCACCTGGCACGCACGACGGCGCGAAACGCCACCCTAACCGAGACTCTCGAGCGCAGTACACTCCGCACCCGCGGCGACAAGCTGGCGCGAGAGGCCACTAAGTCTGCGATTTCGTTGCCGAGGACATCGGAGTGTCCTGGCACATGAAATAGTTGGAAATTTTTGGTGGTCTTCAAAGCGGAGAGGTCTAATTTAATTTTATCAATCTTTGAATCGTGTGTGGCATAGGTAGCCAAGGCCGAAAGGATTGCCTGGCAATCGGTATAAAAGAATACCGGCGCCGCACCCGGAAGTGTACGCGCATAGGTGACCGCCTCTGCAAAGGCGACCAGCTCCACGGCGTATGGAGATGTAGCACCCTCAACCCGAAAACGGCCGACCGCCCGCAGGTCACCGCGCACGCCAAACGCCACAAAAGCAGCGCCCGCAGATAGAGAGGTGTAAGCCCCGTCGGTGTAGATGTGGTGCGCCggcagcaacgccgcagccgccgccgcctccacatCCAATCGGCGGTGCTCGAAAGCGACAACCTCTGAAGGATGTCTATCGGTAGGGAGCtccgcagcccccccccccccccccatgtgtcTTTCGTCCCCCtgaagtatgaatgaatgaactcaCTACTCCTGCACAGTGGTGAGAAAAGGGTGGCCCTTCTGGAACGCGAGCGCGGCAGGTCCAGGGTATACCGAATCTTCGAACCCGGCCATGTTGTCGTATTCGTCCAGACACTGGAGCACTACCACGTCGAGGTCGAGATAGATGCCTCCGCGTTTCCACAGCACGAGCCACCGCAGGGCGTCGCTCAGGTCTTCCATTTTGTTCTTCGCCATCTTCCAGATGCCACTCTTGTACCACGGGTCCAGGGGAGAGCCCTTGAACTCGACTTCCACGTCGACGAAGGCGATGTGGAAGTTCGGTAGGGAAGAATTCAGCAGTGTCAGCGTGTGGCACGATAGAGATTGGGAGCCTGTGAGTATGAGGTTGACCTGCAGGTACGGGTTGTGCACGGCAGCCGATTCGACGGCGCAGGCCTGTCGTTCGTTGAGACAGGTCCCGTTGAGGCCGGAGCTCTCGATGAACCAGATCTGTTTTGGCGCTGTCGTAGGCAGGTCTCCTTCGGCAGGCGCATCCTTCTCGAGACCCACCGAGCCACACATATGCCTGTATTTCCATAATACTGAAAAAGAGGGAGAGTTTTAGAATTAGAGCAAGTGAGCTACGTTCAGGAAAGTTTGAATTTAGGTTTCACAGTTCCAAACTAGGGAACGTAAAAATTAGAGTGCATGGAAAAAGATAGTGCAAAGCTATACCCCAGAACAGAGCACAAAGATAAACCACGGCTAATATTAAGATAGATGATAGAATAAGGTACTTGAAATAATGCAAAATGAAattagaaaggaaaaaagggaatTTATGAGAGCACAAAGGTATATAAAAGCCCACAAAAGGAGAAACCCTGCACAAAATGCATACTTAATAGCCGAATAATCTAAATCATAATGAATACGTGAATACTACATCTATTATAGAAAAAAGATCTATGAAATTTCTTGAATGTGGATAGTGAATTTCATGGAAGTGTGGCCGAGAATATTGTATAATATAATTAATAACAACTTTCGGAATTAAGAGATAATGCATTCTGAAAATTTCACGTTCCTAATGCTTGACAGGTATCATGTTTAAAGATTGTAATACAGTGTCGTTATGTCCAGGCTGAAAAAGCAGCCATTCGAATTTCGGGACCAGGAAGCGTAATAAAAAAGCAAGGCCGTGGTAAATAGAGCACATGATGGAATTATGTGCTGTCCATACGAACAGGATGTATTCAAAGACCGTGTAGGTCTGTCCGGTGGTGGTGGTGCCTGTAAACGCATGATGACTAAAACTAACTTAGATGGCCGCGAAGAAATGATTAGTTAAGCAATCGGAGAATGCGTTGACAGAAATGTATTATCTTCTAATTAGTAAATGCGTAccaaacaaaattttctttagctAATGCACACAGTATGCTTATTAGGTTATACATGTGGATTTATTATTGCGCCAAAGAACATCATAGAAGCAGCAGGTAAGATGGTGTATACTTATCTAGGACACATGACGGACGTGCTGAGTTCGTCATGTGTGGAATAAAAATCAGCAAATTAGTGCGTTGCTGGAGTGTAAATAATATGGGCTGACAAAACTCCTAGTCAGTTCTAAACCGCCATGCTGACGGTACGCCAATGGCTTTTTAGTGCCGCCCAGCTTATCTGATCAGCAATTTACTAGTGGTTTGCCTTgtcgacacaggttgctcttcccgaacgaccaatcattaatacaACTggtacctgccacggtgggcagtatgCTCACTCTctggtgggaaggttgtgatgacgccgcaaggtcacgtgctCTAGGTGGTCCACCTACTTCCtaagttgctctctggggaccacctgccagagccatgcctgtGATTTTTCGCGTACAACGCCGACGTCTACATCACCGGCATCGGATTTTCTGGTGAGTGGAgcgttaacgctgtcgcgttaaatatCTACTTCACTCGCCGGCAATGGGCACGTATACACCCTAGACCGGTGCGTAAATTGCACTTAATACGTTTCGCGCCTGGGTAGCTGGTTACCGGTAACAGGAAGAGGAGCACTCGCCTATACCGGTGCCTTCGCGCCGGACTCGATGCTCGGCGTGACAAGGATTGTATCGGAACGGTCGAGCGGTCCTCTGCAAAGCAAACGAAGCGAAAACTAACAGCAGGCACTGCGTCCTACGGCCAGCACTAGCGCTGAAGCAAAGCTGAAAAGAAATATTAGCAAGGAACGAACACACTGTCCTTAACACAGCATTGGAGCGCTATGATTTGTTCCGCAGCGCACCGCTCGAGCTGTCTAAACAGCCTGATCACAACTGTACGCATGAGAAGGTTGCTTGCTGGATTGAACTCCAAGCACACCATGGTCGAAAGCAAAACCGTCGTGTACTGTTTTCGTTTTTACAGTTACACAGTGATTTCGCAGAGCAATAAACCCAATTAGTGCTTGCATATTTCATACTTTCCCACCGTACAGGAACTGAGCGCTGGCGATCGTGACGTCACTAAAAACGTCCTGCAAGCGGGCGGCGATCATGTGCGGCTCCGCATgtaaggcggacgtttgcagacAGAGGTCGACAATCTCCAGTTTGTCACCGGTTCTCAACTTTAGCCCTACTAATACAAATTATTTAGTTGAAGCTAGGTGCTCACCTTAAGCGAAAAATCGCGGAATCAAGGAACGTTTTTAAAGCGCCCAGGCTGATCATAGACGGAGTCCTCTTCGCTCGACGGCGGCGTACCCTCTATTGCTCTTGAAAATCGTCAGAGCCTGCGGCATGCTGCTGCCAACTGGGGGATGATCTTGGCGGTGAGCCGATCGACGAATGCAGTTATTCATAACTCTTAGAGGCCTCTCTGGTAACACCGTGCAAGCAAGCTATCTTGGCAATGAGTAGGGCACAAGGAAGTCAGATGCCTTAGCCAAAGAAACGCCTAATGAACGGATGTAGATATATCCTTTGCAGTCGTTACAACTATCTGCAGCGTCCACTAACCATAGTAAGCCTATCAGATTACTATATCGGGTGATTCACTTAATATATTCTGCAATTTTTTAACACAAACTTTTTAGATAGAacagcgctttttcggcatagctttGCCAACGCTGTAGAGCAgcaaaatacagctaagacgtgctaactagaaaGCTGATTAACAAATATTGCATAGTTAATTTTGAAGTATTAATgttgggctccttaattactgagatgCGTGTATCCCGCTAGAGAAATGgcattgcctgcaagcttctcgaaagcgcatgcattttggcgcaatGCAGCCTGAATTAGGtgcgccacagcgccgagggtaactgcgcttTCGAAtttctaagaactgatatggacattacatacggtgggctacacgcctctcaataattaagaaggcTACCGATTATAGCTGAGAAGTTTACTGAATGTAAATTAACCAGCCTAGTAGTagtacgtcttagctgtattctgatgcgctacacagCTGATCTTGATTTACCAATAAACGCACTTTTCTAActtaaaaagcatatttttaaataaaaattgcagaacatcttcaGTGAAACATCCGGTATAGCATAGACAGAGGCTTGAAGCACACACACTGCCACTATACTAaagcttttttttattaaaagaacAATGAACAATAATATCATCTGTTTGTGTTTTGGTCTGCGCACGTGAATGCAGATGCTTTGGGCAAATTTGAATCTTGTAAGAGTATACATGCCAGCTGTCGAAATGCAGCAGTAAAAAAATCTAAATGTCATggtcaaaaaaagaaagcatactCCTCTAAGCCAATGAGCGGGATGTTACGTCAAACACGCACGAGTAGCACGTCCCTGTGTACCTTGTTCTCGTAGGATAGCAGCTATATAGACTGCCTCCGCCTTTTGTGCCGTCTGGCCTGCGAGTGATTAAAGCATCTCGGAGGCCATTCTTTAGGAAGCTCGACGCCGGCGATTGTGGTTAACTATCAGTAAAATTAGAAACAAGCACTTCAGTAATGCGGACTGATTAAAGCTGCATATTTTAATGGGCGCGCGCGCAGCCCATCAGGATGAGTTTTATGCACACGTTTGCAACAAATGTTAGCAACGCAGACCTAGCGCTGGCGGCTCAGGGACAACATAAATTACCTCGGGTGAAACGCGAGGAAAAAACAGTCGGCTAGAACGACAGCCATAACTCAAGACAAGCGCTTTTTTCGCGGAGAGCGCAATACTCGGAACAAAGTTCAACCACACCGGCGCCGTGTAACCAAGTGCACGCGTAGGCCGTAGCGAAGAGAAACGTGAAGCGCTGTTGCGTCGCTCGGGGAGGCTCCTAGAATGCTTATTTCGGCAACATGAAAAGATTGAATAGCGCATGAATGAGATGTGAGAAATAGGAGGCAGGAAGCGTTGGCGAGCAACAAAATGTTTGAGGTCCGTGCTTAGCGTAcatactactggggacaaaagtttccaggacgcgagttcttggaaaaacgtccATTGGAGCcgcacctcgctacccagtcgcctgatatggtgaagagaggaaggagcatttaggcctttaatgccttcgtacaatatcaggcgacttgATATCGAGGTGAAGCTACAACAAAAGTTTTTCCTACCactcgcgtcccgcaaacttttgtcacCAATAGTACATGCTTTGAGGGCTATAATGAATGCGTACAAGAC
Protein-coding sequences here:
- the LOC144119039 gene encoding lactosylceramide 4-alpha-galactosyltransferase-like, giving the protein MLCVKGTAGRAHRMFASAVLVVALGALVWMSAYAASLTVPKVLWKYRHMCGSVGLEKDAPAEGDLPTTAPKQIWFIESSGLNGTCLNERQACAVESAAVHNPYLQVNLILTGSQSLSCHTLTLLNSSLPNFHIAFVDVEVEFKGSPLDPWYKSGIWKMAKNKMEDLSDALRWLVLWKRGGIYLDLDVVVLQCLDEYDNMAGFEDSVYPGPAALAFQKGHPFLTTVQEYRE